The Planococcus versutus genome contains a region encoding:
- a CDS encoding DUF1801 domain-containing protein, with the protein MHPVKDPQVDEFIEGLENPEQEIVSKLRNLVFEAYPEMDEGFKWSNPSYAKEGLVCYMQTAKGHVNFGFYRGAELRDESNLLEGDGHKMRHVRLNRTDEIRVDELKLLIWDAVELNRR; encoded by the coding sequence TATCGAAGGTTTAGAAAATCCAGAGCAAGAAATTGTCTCAAAGCTTCGCAACCTGGTGTTTGAAGCGTATCCGGAAATGGACGAAGGCTTTAAATGGTCCAATCCGAGTTACGCCAAAGAAGGCCTCGTCTGCTATATGCAAACGGCTAAAGGCCATGTTAACTTTGGCTTCTACCGAGGCGCAGAACTGCGTGACGAATCCAACTTGCTCGAAGGTGATGGCCATAAAATGCGTCATGTGCGACTAAATCGAACTGATGAAATTCGAGTTGATGAGTTGAAGCTGCTGATTTGGGATGCGGTGGAGTTAAATAGGAGATGA